CTTCCGCTAGGCGCCCTATGGAAATACTGGTCCCGTCTTTTTTCGACGTGATCCTAAAACCCATTTTTCGTGGAACAGAATGCCAACGTGGCCCTCAAAATCGCCCATCGGGGGTATGTCGTGGAAAACGGACGGATCATCCTTGAGGGGCGAGCAGAATCTCTCTTTAATAACGAAGAGGTGAAAAAAGCGTATCTCGGTATCTGACGGTTTCTCAGGCCCCGTCTAAGGATGTGCTTTCCCTCTTGCGATACCAGGAGGCGGGATCGGTCAAAAACTCCTCGGTGTCTCTGAGGGACACAAAGTGCTCGTGTTCAATATCGGCCAGGAGATTAAAGAATGCTTTTTCTTTTGGCTCTGAGACTTCGTCCCGAAGCCGGGCATAGAACGTTGCCCCCTGGGCCTCGAAGGCGATCGCTGTTCGGATCGCCTTCAGGTCGTCGTCATCTCCTGCCTCCATCTGGGAGACTTTTTCGACCATTTCCTTCAATATGTCTTTTACGGCTGTACCTTTTACCGTAAGGGGAAGGGTATCAGGCCATTTCCCCTGCTTTTCCCAATTCTCCTTGAGTTGCTTCAATCTTTCGTAGTGCTCCACTTCTTCATCCGCTATCTGCTGAAACATAGCCCTACCGAGGGGATCGCTGGTTCTTCCGGCATTTTTGAGATAGAACTCACGCTCCTTCATCTCGTTATCAAGAGCGACCTTCAGAGTATGCAAACGTTTTTCCATTTTTCAGGCTATATTCCCCAGTGGAATCAGGGGGGGTAAATTGTACAGTTAATATTAAATGGCCCGTCCGAAAAGTGCGGTTGTGAGGCCGCTTAGCTATTAACCTTGTTTATATGAAAATGGGCGCTTTCCTCTTTGATTCAGCTTCCTTTTCTGATATTCCATCAACTTTTCCATAAAAAACCCCCCTTGGTTATAGTTTTATTATTTTTCAGAGAGGCTAAGCAATAGAATTGCATTACATTTCTGCTTCTTAGTTGTCAAGCGAAAATACCTGAAGTTTTTGCTTGACAATGGGGGGGTGCTATTGATAACTATAAAAGAGTGACCTCAGAGTATAGGCTGGGGTCGGATATTTGCGAGGGAGGGAATAACTTAATAATGATTGAAGGTTTCAAGGAAGTAGTTTTAGAAGCGGTAAGAGAGGGGAAGGACATCCTTTCGGTAATTGTTGGGCAGGAAGATGCAAAAGAGAAGATACTGGCCTCCATCCTCGCCGGCCACCATATATTGATTGAAGGGCCGCCGGGGATTGGCAAGACAACTCTTACCAAGCACATCGCTTCGGCCCTGCCACCAGTGCAGGGGGTAAAGGATTGTCCTTACCATTGTAATCCCACAGCGCCTGTATGTCCGACGTGCAGATTAAAAGCAACGACGGAACAGTCTCTGGAAACGGAACAGGTAAGCGGAGTGAAAAGGTTTGTCCGTATTCAAGGTTCCCCGGACCTTACCGCCGAAGACCTGTTGGGCGATATTGACCCCAGTATGGCTTTCAAGTATGGTCCCCAGGATTACCGCGCCTTTACTCCCGGGAAGCTGCTCCGGGGTAACCGGGGGGTGGTTTTTTTTGACGAGATCAACCGCGTTCCCGAAAAGTTACAGAATGCCCTGCTTCAGGTTCTGGAAGAAGGTATAGCTACCATCGGTCCGTATGACGTGGATTACCCGGCTAACTTTATTATGGTGGCGACCATGAATCCCCGTGAACATGCGGGGGTGGAGGAGTTATCCGATGTGCTCCTGGATCGTTTCGATGTTGTAAAGATGACCTATCCTGAAACATCGGAGAGAGAGAAAGAAATCCTGAAAAGATACGGTTTGACGTTCGACGGGATAGAAATTCCGGAAAGCGCCATAGACGCCATCGTGAAACTTGTGCGGGCAACCCGTGAGGAGCCATGGAGCAAAGAATTAGAGCAGGGGGCCAGTGTAAGGGCAGGACTTTCCCTGTATGAGAAAGTCCAGGCTCTGGCTTTGCTGAACAGCCGGAAAAGGGGTGATATTGACGACATCAGGAAAATGGCAACATCGGCGCTGGGAAGCCGGGTCAAGACCTCGCCTGATTCCAGATTTTATGAGGATGCTTTTGGCTTTATAGAAGAGCTGACCGAGAAAGTACTGGGAACACTGGGAACAGAGGTATGAGCAGGCGGGGTTTTACCATTGCCCTATCGGGTAAAGGTGGCGTGGGAAAGACGATGCTGGCCTCCCTGTTAGTGAGAAACCTGGCGCGGAAGGGATACGTTCTGGCAATAGATGCCGATCCCGACTCCAATCTGCCCCAGGCCCTGGGAATGACTTACAAAAAAAGCATCGGTGATGTCCGGGAAGCTATCGTCAACGCCCCGGCGCGCAGCCCCATTGCAGCGGATAAAGCAGGTGTCTTTGAAAGGTCCCTCCATGAGCTGGTAGAAGAGGGGAATTCTATTGACCTGATTGTCATGGGCCGGTCGGAGGGCCCGGGCTGTTACTGTGCTATAGGCCATATTTTAAGGCAGGTTATTGATTCTAAAGCGGCAAATTACGATTTTACCGTCATTGACTGCGAGGCGGGCCTGGAACATTTAAGCCGGAATACCACGCGTGATGTGGACATCATGGTGGTTGTCGCCGAACCTACCTTGAACGGTATACTTACGGCCAAAAGAGTACACGAACTGGCAAAGGAATTAAATATCTCCTTTGGTCGGATGATGGTAGTGGCTAATAAGGTAACGGATGAAACCAGAGACCTGATCGGAAAACTGGCATCGGAGCATGGTCTTACCATAGATGCCTACCTGCCCTTTGATCCTGCCGTAAGCTGTCAGGATGTAAATGGCCTACCCATGATTCAACTGCCGGAAGACAACCCGGTCTCCAGGAGTGTTGAAGAATTCAGTAAGTTAATCTTGCATTTACTTGACGCAGAAAAAGTGAGCTAAAGTGCCTAAAGTTAATTTGTAAGCGTTCAGCCATCAGCAATCAGCCGTCAGTTAGATAAAGCAGGGGGTGTGAGAGGTGAAGCGGATGCTTACATCGTTCATCCAAAAGCTAAGTGCTGACCGCTGATGGCTGAACGCTTAAAGGTTTTTCAGGGAAAAATAAAAGAAAAGTAAAGGAGGTATCAGGATGAGTACAGAGAAACCGTGGTACACCACGGTAAAGCTTCCACCGGGAAGGGTTTATCAACTCGACACCGATCTCGATAACCTTTTCGCCGGCCTGGAAAATGTGGGTATCGGACCCCGGTATGTGGGTGAGATCCGGAAGGGGCAATGGCATGCAGAGCTGGGTGGCCCCAAGCACGAGTACAAAAGCTACATTTTTGTGGAAGTAGCGGGAGATGCTGAAGAAGTAGTGGACGGTAGGGTCGAAATCATCGGTCCGGAGCTGGACGAACTAACTCCCGAGACCTCCCTTCCCTTTGCCTCTCATATTAAAACATGGGGTCCCCAACTACCGGACGACCTGTTGGAGTTTGTAGAACGAGGTGCGGTGATGGGCTTTCTCTTCACCGAGGGGTGGGGTCTGGTCGGCGCCCGCACTAACATGTGGTTGCGGGTGAGTAAGGAAGTTAAACCGAGGATGAGCTGGCTGAAG
This DNA window, taken from Syntrophales bacterium, encodes the following:
- a CDS encoding ferritin family protein, producing MEKRLHTLKVALDNEMKEREFYLKNAGRTSDPLGRAMFQQIADEEVEHYERLKQLKENWEKQGKWPDTLPLTVKGTAVKDILKEMVEKVSQMEAGDDDDLKAIRTAIAFEAQGATFYARLRDEVSEPKEKAFFNLLADIEHEHFVSLRDTEEFLTDPASWYRKRESTSLDGA
- a CDS encoding AAA family ATPase, whose protein sequence is MIEGFKEVVLEAVREGKDILSVIVGQEDAKEKILASILAGHHILIEGPPGIGKTTLTKHIASALPPVQGVKDCPYHCNPTAPVCPTCRLKATTEQSLETEQVSGVKRFVRIQGSPDLTAEDLLGDIDPSMAFKYGPQDYRAFTPGKLLRGNRGVVFFDEINRVPEKLQNALLQVLEEGIATIGPYDVDYPANFIMVATMNPREHAGVEELSDVLLDRFDVVKMTYPETSEREKEILKRYGLTFDGIEIPESAIDAIVKLVRATREEPWSKELEQGASVRAGLSLYEKVQALALLNSRKRGDIDDIRKMATSALGSRVKTSPDSRFYEDAFGFIEELTEKVLGTLGTEV
- a CDS encoding AAA family ATPase, yielding MSRRGFTIALSGKGGVGKTMLASLLVRNLARKGYVLAIDADPDSNLPQALGMTYKKSIGDVREAIVNAPARSPIAADKAGVFERSLHELVEEGNSIDLIVMGRSEGPGCYCAIGHILRQVIDSKAANYDFTVIDCEAGLEHLSRNTTRDVDIMVVVAEPTLNGILTAKRVHELAKELNISFGRMMVVANKVTDETRDLIGKLASEHGLTIDAYLPFDPAVSCQDVNGLPMIQLPEDNPVSRSVEEFSKLILHLLDAEKVS